From a single Lytechinus variegatus isolate NC3 chromosome 9, Lvar_3.0, whole genome shotgun sequence genomic region:
- the LOC121421437 gene encoding galanin receptor type 1-like, whose translation MSSLIDDNVTHVPMLPSPTTVLNTAPPDKQGGGGGAVLNELYLKIIYALIGLLGIVGNSIVCLVFTVKRRQFQSITNYLILNQSIIDLVDSIFFILIHYASPNGPISETAALPSRGLAEFFCRMWDSEYPLWALYIASTANLVILSLERYFATCRPVIHRNFFTVRRAKWAMLCVWVYGAVYQLYWPLVQTFSEDWRCHPSWPNRVVQIFMGVLLFTLEYLIPLVIMTFSYVSIIHMLRNRTKSHGKVQVNAFQRAKRNVTTTLCIVFVSYVVCWTPTELSYLAYNLGHNYNFESAIHDVVKGLVACNLCVNPFIYAFKYEHFQTELRNMFSSVCTVCNPGNRISSEARGTVLSPTNNSSNNTP comes from the coding sequence ATGTCGTCTCTCATTGATGATAACGTGACACATGTTCCAATGCTACCAAGCCCAACGACTGTATTAAACACCGCCCCGCCGGACAAGCAGGGAGGTGGTGGCGGCGCAGTCCTCAACGAACTATacctgaaaataatatacgccCTCATTGGCCTTCTCGGGATAGTCGGAAACAGTATTGTTTGCCTGGTCTTTACGGTTAAACGGCGGCAATTCCAATCGATTACAAATTACCTTATATTGAACCAATCGATCATAGATCTTGTAGActccatcttttttattctcattcACTATGCATCCCCGAACGGCCCCATCTCGGAGACGGCTGCCTTACCGAGCCGAGGCCTTGCCGAGTTCTTCTGCCGTATGTGGGACTCGGAGTATCCGCTGTGGGCGCTTTACATCGCCTCAACCGCGAACCTCGTGATCCTGTCTTTGGAGCGCTACTTCGCAACATGCCGTCCCGTCATTCACCGCAACTTCTTCACAGTCCGCCGGGCGAAGTGGGCGATGCTCTGCGTCTGGGTCTACGGTGCCGTCTATCAACTCTACTGGCCTCTCGTGCAGACCTTCTCCGAGGACTGGCGATGCCATCCCAGCTGGCCAAACCGTGTCGTCCAGATATTCATGGGAGTACTGCTCTTTACGCTTGAGTACCTTATCCCCCTTGTAATCATGACATTCTCCTACGTCAGTATCATACACATGTTACGCAATCGCACCAAGAGTCACGGAAAGGTGCAAGTCAACGCGTTCCAACGCGCTAAGCGGAACGTAACGACAACGCTTTGCATCGTGTTCGTAAGCTACGTCGTATGCTGGACACCAACAGAGTTGTCCTACCTCGCTTACAACCTTGGACATAACTACAACTTCGAAAGTGCAATCCATGACGTCGTGAAAGGTCTGGTGGCATGCAACCTCTGTGTAAATCCATTTATTTACGCGTTCAAGTACGAGCACTTTCAAACTGAACTAAGGAATATGTTCTCCTCTGTATGCACGGTATGTAACCCAGGGAATCGAATAAGTAGTGAGGCTCGCGGAACTGTTCTGAGTCCGACAAACAATTCCTCGAACAACACACCTTGA